GCTCTTCCTGGTGGCGGCGCTGTTCATGAAGAATCAGGTGCGTGCCATCCGCCGGCTGGCCAGCGCGGCGGAGGCCTTCGGCATCGGCCGCCAGCACGGGCCCATCAAGCCGGAAGGCGCTGCCGAGGTGCGGCAGGCAGCCGCTGCCTTCAACCAGATGCAGGGGCGCATCCGCCGCTTCATCAACCAGCGCACGGATATGCTGGCCGGCATCAGCCACGACCTCCGCACGCCGCTGACGCGGCTGCGCCTGGGCCTGGCCATGCTGCCGCCCGGCACGGAGGAGGACGCCGCCGCCATGGGCGAGGATGTGGCGGAGATGGAGCGGCTGATCGCCACCTACCTGGCCTTCGCGCGCGGGGAAGGAACGGAGCAGTCCCAGCCCGCCGACCTGGCCGAGCTGGTGCGGGAAGTCGCGGCCAAGGCGCCGAAGGATGGCGCGGAACTGTCGGTGGAGGCGCCGGCCTCCCTGGTGCTGCCGCTGCGGGTGGATGCGCTGCGGCGCTGCCTGGGCAACCTGCTGGACAATGCCCGCCGCCATGCCGCCCGCATCGTCATCTCCCTGCGGGAGTTGCCGCTGGCGGAGAGCGAGCGGCGGCAGACGCGCTGGGTGGAGATCACGGTGGATGACGACGGCCCCGGCATCCCGGAGGCGGCGCGGGAGGAGGCCTTCCGCCCCTTCGCCAGCTTCTCAGCCGGTGGCACAGGTCTGGGGCTCGCCATCTCCCGCGACATCGCGCGGGCCCATGGCGGGGATGTCCTGCTGGAAGGCAGCCCGCTGGGCGGGCTGCGCGCACGGATCCGGCTGCCGGCCTGATCAGGCCTGGGGTGGGCGGTTGTTGTTGTCGCCGCTCTTGGCGATCAACCCTTTCACCTCGTCCATCGCCTCGGCGAAGCGGCGGTTCAGCAGAGCCAGCGCCTCGCTGTTCGACTTCTGGATGAGGTCGGCCAGTTCCTGGATGTTGTTGACGGCACGGGCGTAGGAGGCCTTCAGCATTTCCGCCTGGCTGGCCGCCTTATCCTGGGGCGAGCCGGTGACGGATGCGGAGCGTACCGCGTCCGTCATTTCCGTCATCGACTGCTGCAGGATTTCCATGTGCCGCCGCGCCACCGTCTGCGCGCCTTCCAGCGCGATGCGATTGGCGGCGGAGAGGGCCTCGAAGTTCCGGCGCTGCGCTGCGGCCAGGCTCTCCACATCCGGCATGGTCGGCAGCCGGAAATCAGAGAGCAGGCGCATCAGGTCCTTCTCCGGTGCTGGTTTCGGCTCGTCCGGCATTCACGTTCCTTTCTTGGACTTCACCGCAGCTTAACGCCGTCAGAGCCGGAAAAGGAATAAAATGCCGTGACGTCCACGCGCCCTCACGCCCGGCTCATGGTCCCTCGGGCAGCGGCCCCGCGGGCTCCGTTTCGCTGGTATCCAGGTGCAAGGTGCGGGCGAGTTGCCCCGCCCGGTCCAATGCCCGGTCCAGCGCCGCCATGGTGTGGCCGAGATCCGCGCCCTCATCCTGTTCCCAGGCCCGCAGGGTCGCGATCCAGACGCCGCAGAGCCCTTTCACGCGCAGCGTGCCGCCGATGCCGCTGGTGCCGATGCCCGCCGCTTCCAGCATCCAGGACATGGAAGCCATCAGCTGCGGCATCAGCATCAGCGTGAGCAGCGGATCGGTCCGCATCTCCCGCCCCATGCGGATGACGCCGGCGCGATGCGGCTGCAAGGCGTCGATCCGGCGCATCAGCACGTCGAAAAGCCGGTCCCGTGCCGAGCCCATGGGCGTCGCCGGCACGTCCCGCAGCACGTCCCGGTCCACCGCCTTCATGAAGAGAAGCGGCAGGGCGCCCTTGTGCGGCACGCGGTCGCGCAGTTCCGCCAGGGTGATGCCGGCCTCCGCCGCCAGGGCCTGCATCGTCAGGCGCTGCCAGCCCTGATCGGCCACCAGCTTCCAGAAGGCCTCGAAGAGGGTGGAATCGGGGAGGGAGGGGAGAATGGCTGAGGTGCTGTCGCTCATGCTCGGCAGGTTGGGGCTGTGGCGCGGTTTGACCAGGGGCGGGCCATCAGCCGGCCAGCTCGCGGGAGCGGGCGGTGGCGGCGGCGATCGCCTCCTCCATCAGCTTCGGCCAGGCATCGGGGGCCATCAGCACGTTCAGCGCCCGCTCGGTCGTTCCCTTGGGGCTGGTGACGTTGATGCGGAGCTGGGAGGCATCCAGCTCGCTGGCCGCCAGCAGGGCGCCTGAGCCGGAGACGGTGCGCCGCGCCATCCGCCGCGCCAGATCGGGTGGCAGGCCCTGGCTGATGGCGGCCTTTTCAAGCACCTCGGCCAGCAGGAAGACATAGGCCGGCCCGCCGCCGGAAACGGCGGTGACGGGGTCGATCAACCCTTCCTCCTCCAGCCAGGCGACCTCGCCCACGGCGGAGAGCAGGGTATCGGCCAGGGATTTCTGCGCATCCGACACACCGGGCCCGGCGAAGGCACAGGTGAAGCCCTGGCGCACGGCGGCCGGCGTATTCGGCATGGCCCGCACCACCCGCGCGCCACCACCCAGGGCGGCGGTGATGCCGCTGACGGTCTTGCCCGCCATGATGGAGATGAACAGCGCCCCGCCACCGGCGAAACGCTCATAGCCCGGCAGGGCACCATCCGCCTGCTGCGGCTTGGTGGCCAGGATGACAGCGGCGGGGGCGAACCCCGCCGGCACCTTCTCCACGCTGTCGCAGACCGTCACGCGGCCGGCGAAGGCGGCGGTGGCGGCGGGATAGGGCTCCACCACCACCACCTGCTCCACGCCGCGCTCCAGCCAGCCTTCCAGCATGGCGCCGCCCATCTTGCCGCAGCCGACCAGCAGAAGCGGCGGCAGAACCTGCTGGCTCATGCCTCGCCCACGCAGTCCAGCATGGCCGCTTCCAGCGCCTCGGCCGGCGACTTGCCGCC
This genomic window from Roseomonas marmotae contains:
- a CDS encoding ATP-binding protein codes for the protein MKRLARLIRGLLPRGLLGRALLIILLPLLILQGVALQLFYGGHLDVISRRLAGGVAGDIGMVTELLTRFPGEENRSWIFHEAAWRFDLSLAFERGASLASSGNRPSWLPILPLEEDLVQAMVERVRLPFDTDWQSDPRSVIIRVQLPNGVLHVEAPRKRLFFGTLYLFVIWMVGTSLLLFLVAALFMKNQVRAIRRLASAAEAFGIGRQHGPIKPEGAAEVRQAAAAFNQMQGRIRRFINQRTDMLAGISHDLRTPLTRLRLGLAMLPPGTEEDAAAMGEDVAEMERLIATYLAFARGEGTEQSQPADLAELVREVAAKAPKDGAELSVEAPASLVLPLRVDALRRCLGNLLDNARRHAARIVISLRELPLAESERRQTRWVEITVDDDGPGIPEAAREEAFRPFASFSAGGTGLGLAISRDIARAHGGDVLLEGSPLGGLRARIRLPA
- a CDS encoding phasin family protein, which codes for MPDEPKPAPEKDLMRLLSDFRLPTMPDVESLAAAQRRNFEALSAANRIALEGAQTVARRHMEILQQSMTEMTDAVRSASVTGSPQDKAASQAEMLKASYARAVNNIQELADLIQKSNSEALALLNRRFAEAMDEVKGLIAKSGDNNNRPPQA
- a CDS encoding TetR family transcriptional regulator, giving the protein MSDSTSAILPSLPDSTLFEAFWKLVADQGWQRLTMQALAAEAGITLAELRDRVPHKGALPLLFMKAVDRDVLRDVPATPMGSARDRLFDVLMRRIDALQPHRAGVIRMGREMRTDPLLTLMLMPQLMASMSWMLEAAGIGTSGIGGTLRVKGLCGVWIATLRAWEQDEGADLGHTMAALDRALDRAGQLARTLHLDTSETEPAGPLPEGP
- the proC gene encoding pyrroline-5-carboxylate reductase, yielding MSQQVLPPLLLVGCGKMGGAMLEGWLERGVEQVVVVEPYPAATAAFAGRVTVCDSVEKVPAGFAPAAVILATKPQQADGALPGYERFAGGGALFISIMAGKTVSGITAALGGGARVVRAMPNTPAAVRQGFTCAFAGPGVSDAQKSLADTLLSAVGEVAWLEEEGLIDPVTAVSGGGPAYVFLLAEVLEKAAISQGLPPDLARRMARRTVSGSGALLAASELDASQLRINVTSPKGTTERALNVLMAPDAWPKLMEEAIAAATARSRELAG